One stretch of Lucilia cuprina isolate Lc7/37 chromosome 6, ASM2204524v1, whole genome shotgun sequence DNA includes these proteins:
- the LOC111677854 gene encoding probable GDP-L-fucose synthase: MQKILVTGGTGLVGKALEAVINEEKPKNEEWFFAGSKDADLTNLEATKALFNKVQPTHVIHLAAMVGGLFHNMNNNLDFLRINLQINDNVLQTAHDHGCVKVVSCLSTCIFPDKTSYPIDETMVHNGPPHPSNYGYSYAKRLIDIQNHAYHDKYGAMFTSVIPCNIFGPHDNYKPEVSHVIPGMIYRMYRLINDNKDLKETEKIFTVYGSGKPLRQFIYSLDLAKLMIWVLRDYNSVEPIILSVDEAQEVTILQVAEAIAKSFDFKGKLECDTTKADGQYKKTASNQKLRSLLPNFTFTNFDEAIKTSVQWFIENYEKARK; this comes from the exons atgcAAAAGATATTGGTAACCGGTGGCACAGGCTTAGTGGGAAAAGCTTTGGAAGCTGTAATTAACGAGGAGAAGCCCAAAAATGAAGAATGGTTTTTTGCTGGTTCTAAAGATGCCGACTTGAC AAACTTGGAAGCCACTAAAGCTTTATTTAACAAAGTCCAGCCGACACATGTTATACACTTGGCCGCCATGGTGGGTGGTTTGTTTCACAATATGAACAACAATTTGGACTTTTTG cgcattaatttgcaaattaatgACAATGTCTTACAAACTGCCCATGATCATGGTTGCGTTAAAGTTGTCTCTTGTCTAAGTACTTGTATATTTCCCGATAAAACTTCTTATCCCATCGACGAGACGATGGTACACAATGGACCGCCACATCCTTCTAACTATGGTTATTCATATGCCAAACGTTTAATAGACATACAAAATCATGCTTATCATGATAAATACGGTGCGATGTTTACCTCTGTTATACCCTGTAATATATTTGGACCCCACGATAACTATAAACCTGAAGTAAGTCATGTTATACCCGGCATGATTTATCGCATGTATCGACTTATTAACGATAACAAAGATTTGAAGGAAACGGAGAAAATTTTTACGGTTTACGGCTCGGGCAAACCTTTGAGACAATTTATTTACTCTTTAGATTTGGCTAAATTAATGATTTGGGTATTGCGTGATTACAACAGTGTTGAACCTATCATCTTGAGTGTTGATGAAGCTCAAGAAGTGACTATTTTACAAGTGGCTGAGGCTATAGCTAAGTCATTTGATTTTAAAGGCAAACTAGAGTGTGATACCACAAAGGCCGATGGTCAATATAAGAAAACTGCTTCAAATCAAAAATTACGTTCTTTATtaccaaattttacatttacaaacTTTGATGAGGCCATTAAGACTTCGGTACAGTGGTTTATTGAAAACTATGAGAAGGCTCGGAAGTAA
- the LOC111677845 gene encoding uncharacterized protein LOC111677845 — MTMKTSTLKTTSSAGTTTATTTSKTTKRVDNANSKSKDIVNAKCNNMLENTKVANANNCKDMVQNELNMTTATITRNHHYHNYQHNHHHLQVPHQHLQLPQHQQQQQQQHCQLDKISVHSISSEDISTTVGGKCCSAAARNPAIKTGRRIQLMQMIILPFIPILALIVQTSVILQEILDYRAEVADIETQVAMVADLGKVVTRLQLERSEVAFYIFTNGSKERSNLTQRFAVTDQALNNMTTWSEVSVPTSPDDDDYEVLLNRTEFQSRLNEFRDRIRTEPEDNSITDVMNWYTSVNKALLQHLSEQIKEADNSGVWRYLVGFKNLLKSIECQNIASSFGIKYYGRGYLSSDGFVSFIRYEFLARELINSTLNYVPRLTSMYKNITKTAKYKKMKRMSSIVLKNKPNVSDERSAIEYYDSMHNYTDDLRILQKDLRRKIKEYVDEQLRDAAKKEAVGIGILVVVLCVSPIIIILVKNAAATIQMYALNLAQKAKELKREKRKSDSLLFQMLPPSVAMQLKHTQQVPAELYESATIYFSDIVGFTEIAARCTPLEVVTFLNSIYRVFDERIECYDVYKVETIGDSYMVASGLPVKNGNKHFSEIATMALDLLDASSFFKIPRSIETLQIRCGVHTGPVVAGIVGTKMPRYCLFGDTVNTASRMESTGEAHKIHITEEMHQALMKVGGFKTEHRGLIDVKGKGLMNTYWLTCKDGPVRVREEISWFADMQPVFLENLKLEPAYKSSKQKK, encoded by the exons ATGACAATGAAAACATCAACGTTAAAAACAACGTCATCAGCaggaacaacaacagcaacaaccacaAGTAAAACTACAAAACGAGTAGACAATGCAAATAGTAAATCGAAAGATATAGTAAATGCAAAATGCAATAATATGTTAGAAAATACTAAAGTTGCCAATGCAAATAATTGCAAGGACATGGTACAAAATGAACTTAAtatgacaacagcaacaataacacgaAATCATCATTATCATAATTATCAACATAACCATCATCATCTTCAAGTGCCGCATCAACATCTTCAATTGCCTCAgcaccaacagcaacaacaacaacagcattgtCAACTAGACAAAATATCTGTTCATTCGATTAGTTCGGAGGATATATCAACAACAGTTGGTGGTAAATGTTGTAGCGCTGCAGCACGTAATCCGGCAATAAAAACTGGACGTCGTATACAATTGATGCAG ATGATAATTTTACCTTTTATACCGATATTGGCATTAATAGTTCAAACATCCGTAATACTACAGGAAATTCTCGATTATAGAGCAGAAGTTGCGGACATTGAAACACAG gtGGCAATGGTGGCAGATTTAGGTAAAGTTGTAACACGTTTACAATTGGAACGTTCTGAGGTagcattttatattttcacaaatGGCAGCAAAGAACG ttCAAACTTGACACAACGTTTTGCTGTTACTGATCAGGCATTAAACAACATGACCACCTGGAGTGAGGTTAGTGTACCCACATCACCAGATGACGATGATTACGAGGTATTATTAAATCGTACTGAATTTCAAAGTCGTTTAAATGAGTTTAG GGATAGAATACGTACCGAACCGGAGGATAATTCAATAACTGATGTCATGAATTGGTATACATCGGTTAATAAGGCTTTACTGCAGCATTTGTCGGAACAAATTAAAGAGGCTGATAATAGTGGGGTTTGGAG atatttggtgggttttaaaaatcttttgaagAGTATTGAATGCCAAAATATTGCCTCTTCTTTTGGCATTAAGTATTATGGTCGTGGCTATTTAAGTTCTGATGGTTTTGTTTCCTTTATACGTTATGAGTTTTTGGCGAGAGAACTTATAAATTCAACATTAAATTATGTGCCAAGACTTACCTcgatgtataaaaatattactaagactgcaaaatataagaaaatgaaaagaat GAGTTCCATAGTTCTAAAGAATAAACCGAATGTATCCGATGAACGAAGTGCCATTGAGTATTATGATTCCATGCACAATTACACTGACGATTTAAGAATTTTACAAAAGGATTTAAGACGTAAAATAAA GGAATATGTCGATGAACAGTTAAGAGATGCTGCCAAAAAGGAAGCTGTGGGTATAGGTATTCTAGTGGTGGTTTTGTGTGTATCGcctattataattatattagtGAAAAATGCTGCAGCCACCATACAG atGTATGCTTTAAATTTGGCCCAAAAGGCTAAAGAATTGAAAAGGGAAAAACGTAAAAGTGATTCTTTACTCTTTCAAATGTTGCCACCCAGTGTGGCCATGCAGTTGAAACACACGCAACag GTGCCAGCAGAACTATACGAATCGGCTACAATATATTTTAGTGATATTGTTGGTTTCACTGAAATAGCGGCCCGTTGTACCCCTTTAGAG gtggttacatttttaaattcgaTTTATCGTGTATTCGATGAACGCATTGAATGTTATGATGTTTACAAAGTGGAAACTATTGGTGATTCTTATATGGTTGCGTCTGGATTGCCGGTTAAAAATG GCAACAAACATTTTAGTGAAATCGCAACAATGGCACTTGATTTGCTAGACGCTTCGTCCTTTTTTAAAATACCACGTTCCATAGAAACATTACAAATACGTTGTGGCGTACATACGGGACCAGTGGTGGCAGGTATTGTTGGAACAAAAATGCCACGTTATTGTCTATTTGGTGATACGGTCAATACAGCATCACGTATGGAATCGACGGGAGAGGCGCATAAAATACACATAACTGAGGAAATGCATCAGGCTCTTATGAAAGTGGGTGGTTTTAAAACTGAACATCGTGGTCTTATAGATGTTAAG ggCAAAGGACTGATGAACACCTATTGGCTAACCTGCAAAGATGGTCCGGTTAGAGTACGTGAAGAAATCTCCTGGTTTGCTGATATGCAACCggtgtttttggaaaatttgaaaCTAGAACCGGCCTATAAAAGTAGCAAACAGAAAAAATGA